The proteins below are encoded in one region of Clostridium estertheticum:
- the nikC gene encoding nickel transporter permease — MITQNLNEEVQLQNTPKEESKLGNAWYMIKKNKAALVGLVIIIILVLVAILGPLIMPYNPNIGELAQSLQKPSLAHWFGTDEQGRDILSRIIDGTKISLRVGITAVAVALSIGIFVGSIAGYYGGKVDMLIMRFMDIILAFPSLLLAIAFMSVLGKGIDNAIIAISIVTIPEYARIVRGSILSIKDSEYVQAARVIGNSDFAIIFKHILPNVISPIIVRATLGVSNAILDTAALGFLGLGVQPPQAEWGSMLGAGRGYFYNASHIILFPGIAITITVLAFNLFGDGLRDALDPKLHQ, encoded by the coding sequence ATGATAACCCAAAATTTAAATGAAGAAGTACAATTGCAAAACACTCCTAAAGAAGAATCTAAACTTGGGAATGCATGGTATATGATTAAGAAAAATAAAGCAGCTCTAGTCGGGCTGGTAATTATAATAATATTAGTACTTGTTGCCATTTTGGGACCATTAATTATGCCTTATAATCCGAATATAGGAGAATTAGCTCAAAGCCTTCAAAAACCATCATTAGCTCATTGGTTTGGAACAGATGAGCAGGGGCGTGATATTTTAAGCAGGATAATAGATGGTACTAAAATTTCTTTAAGAGTTGGCATTACAGCAGTTGCAGTAGCTCTATCCATAGGGATTTTTGTAGGATCTATAGCTGGATATTATGGTGGCAAGGTAGATATGCTAATTATGAGATTTATGGATATTATACTTGCCTTCCCTTCTTTATTACTTGCAATTGCTTTTATGAGTGTTCTAGGTAAGGGTATAGATAATGCTATAATTGCAATAAGTATTGTTACCATTCCTGAATATGCGAGAATTGTTAGGGGTTCAATATTATCAATTAAAGATAGTGAATATGTTCAAGCTGCAAGAGTTATTGGAAATAGTGATTTTGCTATAATATTTAAACACATATTACCTAATGTAATTTCGCCTATAATTGTGCGTGCGACTCTCGGAGTATCTAACGCTATTTTAGATACGGCGGCTCTTGGATTTTTGGGACTTGGAGTACAACCTCCACAAGCAGAATGGGGGAGTATGCTCGGAGCAGGGAGAGGATATTTTTATAATGCTTCTCATATAATTCTATTTCCAGGTATTGCTATAACAATAACTGTACTTGCTTTCAATCTATTTGGTGATGGACTTAGGGA
- a CDS encoding ABC transporter permease: MAKYIIKRLLLLLPVIVGVSMLVFLVMHMFTTDPAATILGQHASQSQIIALREQLGLNKPIYIQYWDFLIGIFHGDLGNSLMSKTPVWDEIMARFPATIELALAAIIFSSIFGVIMGVISAIKQNSIADYICMIVSLLGVSMPIFWLGLIFILVFSVQLHWLPVSGRIDIGLEPIRITGLYLIDSLATGNMAAFASALKHLIMPAVALGSASTAIIARMTRSTMLEVVRQDYIRTARAKGLLERPVIFGHALKNALIPIITVIGLQLGSLLGGAVLTETVFSWPGVGKYVVDAILVTDYPVVQGTVMMMAVIFVLVNLIVDIIYAFIDPRIKYS, from the coding sequence ATGGCTAAATATATTATTAAAAGACTGCTTTTGCTATTACCCGTTATCGTTGGAGTATCAATGCTTGTTTTCTTGGTTATGCACATGTTTACTACTGATCCAGCTGCCACAATTCTTGGTCAGCACGCAAGTCAAAGTCAGATTATAGCTCTAAGAGAACAACTTGGACTGAATAAGCCTATTTATATTCAGTATTGGGATTTTTTAATAGGAATATTTCATGGGGATTTGGGAAATTCACTTATGTCAAAAACTCCGGTATGGGATGAAATAATGGCACGTTTCCCAGCTACAATTGAACTTGCATTAGCAGCTATTATATTTTCTTCTATTTTTGGAGTTATTATGGGGGTTATTTCTGCTATTAAACAAAACTCAATTGCTGATTATATTTGCATGATAGTATCACTGCTTGGAGTATCAATGCCTATATTTTGGTTAGGCTTAATTTTTATATTAGTTTTTTCAGTTCAACTTCATTGGTTGCCAGTATCCGGGAGGATAGATATAGGCCTTGAACCAATTAGAATCACAGGTTTATACTTAATTGATTCTTTGGCTACTGGAAATATGGCCGCATTCGCTAGTGCTTTAAAACATCTGATTATGCCAGCGGTAGCACTTGGATCTGCATCCACTGCGATTATTGCAAGAATGACTCGTTCTACTATGCTTGAGGTTGTGAGACAAGATTATATTAGGACCGCTAGAGCGAAGGGTCTTTTAGAAAGACCAGTTATATTTGGACATGCACTGAAAAATGCATTGATTCCAATTATAACAGTAATAGGGCTTCAACTAGGATCGTTACTAGGGGGAGCAGTACTAACAGAGACTGTATTCTCATGGCCAGGTGTTGGTAAATACGTAGTAGATGCAATTTTAGTTACAGATTATCCTGTTGTTCAAGGTACGGTTATGATGATGGCAGTAATTTTTGTGCTTGTTAATTTAATCGTAGATATAATTTATGCATTTATAGATCCAAGGATTAAATATTCTTAG
- a CDS encoding ABC transporter substrate-binding protein, with amino-acid sequence MKRKYLAMMLTGVLVLSAALTGCGSSKATATKTGTPKTIIYSQGADPRGLDPAYVDDGESAKVIVNVYEGLLKYKDGSTDIEPSLATDWKISTDGKEYTFNLRKNVKFQDGTPFNADSVIYSVGRQLPPKATNDMPYASFTFGPVAKLEKTGDYSVKFTLKNKYTPFLANLAMCLAAPIVSPTAAKKFGAKFVENPVGTGPYTFVSWDKNQSIKLKKNDTYWGVKPKADNIVFKFTKENSVRASDLMTAGTDIIDGVDPNDIAKLKSSNMKIYQSDGMNINYMGFNTSRAPFNDVKLREAISHAINRDELVKYLYQGYSTVANSPLPSFMPGYDKTVEPYKYDVAKAKQMLKDAGKSNLKVKIITYSNPRPYNTVGGQKLAESVQNYLAKIGVTATIDSYNWTDYKAKLANGEGDIFFYGWTGDNGDADNFLTLLDSHEIKSTLNSAQYSNPVVDALLEKGRALPNGEERNKVYKEIQQVVAKDAPWLPISHSQALAAYSPKVTGFAIHPTGTVFFSGVDK; translated from the coding sequence ATGAAAAGGAAATATCTTGCTATGATGCTTACGGGGGTACTTGTATTAAGTGCCGCGCTTACAGGCTGTGGAAGTTCAAAGGCTACCGCAACCAAAACAGGAACGCCAAAAACAATAATTTATTCTCAGGGAGCAGATCCTAGAGGATTAGATCCAGCTTATGTAGATGATGGTGAGTCTGCTAAGGTTATTGTTAATGTTTATGAAGGTCTTCTTAAATACAAAGATGGATCTACCGATATTGAACCTAGTCTTGCTACGGATTGGAAAATTAGTACTGATGGAAAAGAATATACTTTTAATTTAAGAAAGAATGTTAAGTTCCAAGATGGAACACCTTTTAATGCAGATTCGGTTATATATAGTGTTGGGAGACAACTGCCTCCAAAGGCTACAAATGATATGCCTTATGCATCTTTCACATTTGGACCAGTAGCGAAACTTGAAAAAACTGGCGATTATTCAGTTAAGTTTACGCTTAAAAATAAATATACTCCGTTTTTAGCGAATCTTGCTATGTGCCTTGCGGCTCCAATTGTAAGTCCAACAGCAGCTAAAAAGTTTGGAGCTAAATTTGTTGAAAATCCAGTTGGTACAGGGCCTTATACTTTTGTATCTTGGGATAAAAATCAGTCAATAAAACTTAAGAAAAATGATACGTATTGGGGAGTTAAACCAAAGGCTGATAACATAGTGTTTAAGTTTACAAAAGAAAATTCAGTACGTGCCAGTGATTTAATGACTGCCGGAACAGATATAATTGACGGAGTTGACCCTAATGATATTGCAAAATTAAAATCTAGTAATATGAAAATATATCAAAGTGATGGAATGAACATCAACTATATGGGATTTAATACATCAAGAGCACCATTTAATGATGTTAAGTTAAGGGAAGCTATTTCTCATGCAATCAATCGCGATGAACTTGTTAAATATTTGTATCAAGGATATTCAACCGTAGCAAACAGTCCACTTCCATCATTTATGCCTGGTTACGATAAGACAGTTGAGCCATATAAATATGATGTAGCAAAGGCAAAACAGATGCTTAAGGATGCTGGGAAATCAAATTTAAAGGTTAAAATTATTACTTATTCTAATCCTAGACCATATAATACAGTTGGTGGACAAAAACTTGCAGAATCAGTTCAAAATTACTTGGCAAAGATTGGAGTTACAGCAACTATAGATTCATACAATTGGACTGATTATAAAGCAAAACTTGCTAATGGAGAAGGAGATATATTCTTCTATGGTTGGACAGGTGACAATGGTGATGCGGATAACTTCCTTACATTACTTGATTCACATGAAATTAAATCTACTTTGAATTCAGCTCAATATTCAAATCCTGTTGTGGACGCTTTACTTGAAAAAGGCAGAGCATTACCAAATGGAGAGGAAAGAAATAAAGTTTATAAAGAAATACAACAAGTGGTAGCAAAAGATGCTCCATGGCTTCCAATATCACATTCACAAGCCCTTGCAGCATATTCACCTAAGGTTACTGGGTTTGCTATACATCCAACAGGAACAGTATTTTTTAGTGGTGTAGATAAATAA
- a CDS encoding MBL fold metallo-hydrolase yields the protein MESVNILGTGSAMVTKCYNTCFTISNGKEHFLVDTGGGNTILSNLEKLNIDIGNIHNVFISHRHNDHISGIVWIIRAVAQQIMNGNYDGNLTIYCHKNNIDIINTISDLLLDKKFTKYIGTRILFNEIYDKCTVTILDLNINFFDIKSTKELQFGFNTTLKNGKSLAFFGDEPYNEELFEYANNVDYLFHEAFCLYSQKDIFKPYEKHHATVKDACENASKLNVKNIVLFHTEDKNILNRRKLYTDEGKKFFAGNIIVPDDLDIIEL from the coding sequence ATGGAATCAGTTAATATTTTAGGTACGGGGAGTGCTATGGTTACAAAATGTTATAACACTTGTTTTACCATTTCTAATGGTAAAGAGCATTTTTTAGTAGATACAGGTGGTGGAAATACCATACTCTCAAACCTAGAAAAATTAAACATAGATATAGGCAATATCCACAATGTTTTTATATCTCATAGACATAACGATCATATTTCTGGCATTGTTTGGATCATTAGGGCTGTAGCTCAGCAAATTATGAATGGAAATTATGACGGCAATCTAACAATTTATTGCCACAAAAATAATATTGATATAATAAACACAATAAGCGACTTACTTTTAGATAAAAAATTTACAAAATATATTGGAACTAGAATACTATTTAATGAGATTTATGATAAGTGCACTGTTACTATACTAGACTTAAATATAAATTTTTTTGATATCAAAAGTACTAAAGAACTTCAGTTTGGCTTTAATACAACACTTAAAAACGGAAAAAGTTTGGCTTTTTTTGGTGATGAGCCTTACAACGAAGAGTTATTTGAATATGCTAATAATGTAGATTATCTTTTTCATGAAGCCTTTTGTTTATATTCACAAAAAGATATCTTTAAACCTTATGAAAAGCATCATGCTACTGTAAAAGATGCTTGTGAAAATGCATCCAAGCTAAATGTAAAAAATATAGTTCTATTTCATACTGAGGATAAAAATATATTAAATAGAAGAAAACTATATACTGATGAAGGCAAGAAATTCTTTGCAGGAAATATTATTGTTCCTGATGATTTAGATATTATTGAATTGTAG
- a CDS encoding acyl-CoA dehydratase activase-related protein, giving the protein MKVGIPKGLLYYKYYPFINTFLSELGVEIITSTDTNKNILNEGIKYCVDEACLPIKIFHGHILDIKDKCDLLIIPRFMRVREREFICPKFCGLPEMILCSIPNMPKVMTEPIYATSEKELYTWCKKLANMITKDKRKTKVAFNNALEEQRKTKFGIKDEGYKITIALVGHPYNLYDTFINMDIVKKLNKLGVGIITEEYVSEEQIKSEINTLFKRPFWTFASNSYGFTTSISKNKEIDGAIYISSFACGIDSVVIELIKDKLEGFPLLVLKVDEHTGEGGLDTRIEAFIDMIERKNNNEDNISTFRQHTSCS; this is encoded by the coding sequence ATGAAAGTTGGTATTCCTAAAGGGTTATTATATTATAAATACTACCCATTTATAAACACATTTTTAAGTGAACTAGGTGTAGAAATAATTACATCTACAGATACGAATAAAAATATTTTAAATGAAGGAATTAAATATTGCGTGGATGAGGCATGTCTACCTATAAAGATATTCCATGGACATATCTTAGATATAAAAGATAAATGTGATTTATTAATAATACCAAGATTTATGAGGGTACGCGAGCGCGAATTTATATGCCCAAAGTTTTGCGGACTTCCAGAAATGATTTTATGTAGCATACCTAATATGCCAAAAGTAATGACAGAACCTATATATGCAACAAGCGAGAAGGAATTATATACTTGGTGTAAAAAATTAGCTAACATGATTACGAAAGACAAACGCAAAACAAAGGTTGCATTTAACAATGCTCTAGAAGAACAAAGAAAGACTAAATTTGGCATCAAAGATGAAGGCTATAAAATAACTATCGCTCTAGTTGGGCATCCATACAATCTCTACGATACCTTTATTAATATGGATATAGTAAAGAAATTAAACAAATTAGGAGTCGGGATCATAACAGAGGAATACGTGAGTGAAGAACAAATTAAATCAGAGATAAATACTCTTTTTAAACGTCCCTTTTGGACTTTTGCATCAAATTCTTATGGCTTTACAACTAGTATATCTAAAAATAAAGAAATAGATGGTGCTATATATATATCATCCTTTGCTTGCGGAATAGACTCTGTTGTAATTGAACTTATTAAAGATAAACTTGAAGGTTTCCCTCTTTTAGTCTTAAAAGTTGATGAACATACTGGTGAAGGTGGTCTAGATACAAGAATTGAGGCCTTTATTGATATGATTGAAAGGAAAAATAACAATGAAGATAACATTTCCACATTTCGGCAACACACATCTTGCAGCTAA
- a CDS encoding acyl-CoA dehydratase activase-related protein has translation MKITFPHFGNTHLAAKALFDGLGIECIIAPFNSSAALELGSTFSPEEMCLPYKIMMGNYLQSIKLGADTILLPGSCGPCRFGEYCELQINALKKMGHNLTFIVVDSPFDIGKNEFLNRLSKISNNSKEGKLQKIKALKVAYTVNELIDKIESKVHYLTGFEVNKGQFKNLLKECTINAANALSPPQMVSILKEYNNKIDNVPINKDKTPIKIAIIGEIYTIIEPFANLYIEDKLMDYGVSTKRKLTPTWWIKNALLSPFKLNSIDIRKASKEYLPYYIGGHARECVGEMLLAEKESFDGAIQIFPMGCMPEIVSKAILTKISSDKDFPIMTLIVDEMTGEAGYITRIEAFVDMLERRKNNVLYGS, from the coding sequence ATGAAGATAACATTTCCACATTTCGGCAACACACATCTTGCAGCTAAAGCATTATTTGATGGGCTCGGTATAGAATGTATAATTGCACCATTTAATAGTAGCGCAGCATTGGAGCTAGGCTCGACGTTTTCTCCTGAAGAAATGTGCTTACCTTATAAAATTATGATGGGTAATTATTTGCAGAGTATAAAGCTTGGGGCTGATACCATACTCCTTCCCGGAAGCTGTGGTCCTTGTAGATTTGGTGAGTACTGCGAATTGCAAATAAATGCACTTAAGAAAATGGGGCACAACTTAACTTTTATTGTAGTTGATAGTCCTTTTGATATTGGCAAAAATGAATTTTTAAATCGCCTATCCAAGATATCAAATAATAGTAAAGAAGGTAAATTACAAAAAATCAAAGCATTAAAAGTGGCCTACACTGTAAATGAACTTATAGATAAAATTGAAAGTAAAGTACATTATTTAACAGGATTTGAAGTTAACAAAGGTCAATTTAAAAACCTTTTAAAAGAATGCACCATAAATGCCGCCAATGCACTTTCACCACCACAGATGGTGAGTATTTTAAAAGAATATAATAATAAAATAGATAATGTTCCTATTAATAAAGATAAGACCCCAATTAAAATTGCAATTATTGGTGAGATTTATACTATAATTGAGCCCTTTGCTAATCTATATATAGAAGATAAACTTATGGACTATGGAGTATCCACTAAAAGAAAACTTACCCCTACTTGGTGGATTAAAAATGCATTACTTAGTCCATTTAAACTTAACTCAATTGACATAAGGAAAGCCTCTAAAGAATATCTTCCATATTATATTGGTGGTCACGCTAGAGAATGTGTAGGAGAAATGCTTCTTGCAGAAAAAGAAAGTTTTGATGGAGCAATTCAAATCTTTCCTATGGGATGTATGCCTGAAATTGTATCAAAAGCAATTCTAACTAAAATTTCAAGTGATAAGGATTTTCCAATAATGACTTTAATAGTAGACGAAATGACTGGTGAAGCCGGTTATATTACTAGGATAGAAGCATTTGTAGATATGTTAGAGAGGAGAAAAAACAATGTACTATATGGGAGTTGA
- a CDS encoding acyl-CoA dehydratase activase: MYYMGVDVGSVSTNIVLLDNALNVVEKLYLRTKGKPIKAIQDGLKILNKKYDTKQIKSVGTTGSGRQMASFLIGADIVKNEITAHSVASLEIDKEVSTILEIGGQDSKIILLKNGIVTDFAMNTVCAAGTGSFLDRQAERLEIPIEDFGDYALKSKSPVRIAGRCAVFAESDMIHKQQLGYNEEDIIGGLCEAMVRNYLSNVGKGKQIRSKIFFQGGVAANIGIKAAFEKALNTEVYVPVHYNVMGAIGAAILSKEKTMRIGKTNFKGFEIAFNDFVPRNIECNGCGNNCEVIAIKDGDKTVGCFGDRCGKWSNKMELKSRASR, from the coding sequence ATGTACTATATGGGAGTTGATGTAGGATCTGTAAGTACTAACATTGTACTATTAGATAATGCATTAAATGTTGTAGAAAAATTATATTTAAGAACAAAAGGTAAACCTATAAAAGCAATTCAAGACGGATTAAAAATATTAAACAAGAAATATGATACTAAGCAAATAAAATCAGTTGGAACTACTGGAAGCGGAAGACAAATGGCATCTTTTTTAATAGGCGCAGACATTGTAAAAAATGAAATTACTGCTCATTCAGTTGCATCCCTTGAAATTGACAAAGAAGTAAGTACCATATTAGAAATAGGTGGTCAAGATTCAAAGATAATATTATTAAAAAATGGTATAGTAACAGATTTTGCAATGAATACAGTATGCGCAGCAGGTACAGGGTCTTTTCTTGATAGGCAAGCAGAAAGGCTTGAGATACCTATTGAAGATTTTGGAGACTATGCATTAAAGTCAAAATCGCCTGTTAGAATAGCTGGAAGATGTGCCGTTTTTGCAGAATCTGACATGATACATAAGCAACAGCTTGGATATAATGAAGAAGACATAATAGGTGGGCTTTGCGAAGCAATGGTAAGGAATTATTTAAGCAATGTCGGAAAAGGTAAACAAATCCGTTCAAAAATATTTTTTCAAGGTGGTGTTGCAGCTAATATTGGTATTAAAGCAGCTTTTGAGAAAGCCTTAAATACTGAGGTTTATGTCCCAGTTCATTATAATGTAATGGGCGCTATTGGGGCTGCAATACTTTCAAAGGAAAAAACCATGAGGATAGGTAAAACAAATTTTAAAGGGTTTGAAATAGCATTTAATGATTTTGTACCCAGAAATATTGAGTGCAATGGTTGTGGTAATAATTGCGAAGTAATTGCAATAAAGGATGGTGATAAAACTGTAGGCTGCTTTGGAGATAGGTGTGGCAAATGGAGCAATAAAATGGAACTCAAAAGTAGAGCTAGTAGATAA